The Candidatus Binatia bacterium region CTTCCAATCTGGTCATCGACCCGACGAGCTTCGGCGGTGGCGGCGCCAACGGTAGTGCGGGACTGGCCGTGATCACGCCGGTCATGAGCATGTCGGACACGACGCCGGTCGTTCCGGGGCAGCCCATCTCCGGCGGTTTCACTCTCGCGAACCTGACGCTGATGGCGGGGTTCGGGCAGAATCCGTTCGCGCGGCTGGCGATGGACGGCAATAGCCCGGCGTCGCCGGGGACGGCCGTCGACGGGAACAATGCGGTTTACCAGCGCTTCGATCCCGGCATCCTCATGATCCCGGTGTACTTCAATCCGGCGGATCTCGGGCGGCCCGAGGACGACGGCAATCGTGTCCTTCTCGCCGCGTTCGCCGACGACTACGACGGTGGGTACAGACTCTTGCCCGTCAGCACGGATGCGGTCGGCAGCTTCTTCAACGCGACCGGGCTTCGGATCGCCCAGAACACCGTCGGTGTGAACGGCGTGCTCCTGAGTGATCTGCAGTCGATGGCCGGCGAATCGAACCTCGACGGATCGAGCGGCAAAGCCTTCTTCGAGATCGATGCGAAGGGCGGCAATGTGTTAGGCCTCTTCAGCCAGTCGATTTCGACGTTTGCTGCGGGGCAGCGGATGCCGTCGGTTGCGATGGTGCCGAACGGTACGGCCGCACCGGTGCCCGTGACTCTGAACTTCGACGCCCGCGTAAACGGCGAGGAGTTCGCCTGTAACCGCACCTTCACCAACATCGGATCGACCAACGCGACGGTCGAGCCGACGGATTGCCGCATGTACATCGAGAACGTCCGCCTCGTGAACGACGAGGGGGGTGAGGTTCCGGTGACGCTCGATCAGGATGGCGCTTGGCAGCGGCAGGACGTGGCTCTCCTCGACTTCGAGAACGGGACCGGCCTGTGCGGGCAGCGCGGGACCGCCGAGACCAACACGAATATCCGCGGGATGGTCCCAGGGGACACGTATACCCGCATCCGCTTCGAGATGGGTGTCCCTGAGAACATGAACCACGCCGACTCGGCGACGGCGCTGGCACCGCTCAACAAGACCGCGCTCTTCTGGAGTTGGAACGCCGGGTACAAGTTCATTCGGTACGACAACATCGTGGAGAGCAACGGGAATGAGTTCCGCGTGCACATCGGCGCCACGGCCTGTCAGGGTGACGGCCGCGGCAATGCGACGTGTGGGAACTCGAATCGCATCGATGTGGACCTCCCGTTCGACCCGTCGAGCGACACGGTTTTGATCGACCTCGCTTCCTTCTTGGTCGGAACGAACGTCGAGGCGAACACGGCGGAGACTCCCCCGGGCTGCATGTCCGCGCCGGATGATCCCGAATGTGTTGGTGTTTTCGCCCGCGCGGGCCTTCCGTACGGCGGGAATCCCGGTGGCTCGCAACAGATCTTCACCGTAGAATAGGGACTCATGCAGGCGAAGAGGACATTTTTCGCTCTGATCGCTGTAACCGCCTTGGCCGCGTGCGGCA contains the following coding sequences:
- a CDS encoding metallo-mystery pair system four-Cys motif protein, giving the protein MATRFVDSVRSAARARWIVSLVAAASMLVVPSMSHGQTIGTPDVSGDQLIFLYDARTNRTAFLTVANPSDDTIFLDIALYGQDLASQIAGQTVSLGPASNLVIDPTSFGGGGANGSAGLAVITPVMSMSDTTPVVPGQPISGGFTLANLTLMAGFGQNPFARLAMDGNSPASPGTAVDGNNAVYQRFDPGILMIPVYFNPADLGRPEDDGNRVLLAAFADDYDGGYRLLPVSTDAVGSFFNATGLRIAQNTVGVNGVLLSDLQSMAGESNLDGSSGKAFFEIDAKGGNVLGLFSQSISTFAAGQRMPSVAMVPNGTAAPVPVTLNFDARVNGEEFACNRTFTNIGSTNATVEPTDCRMYIENVRLVNDEGGEVPVTLDQDGAWQRQDVALLDFENGTGLCGQRGTAETNTNIRGMVPGDTYTRIRFEMGVPENMNHADSATALAPLNKTALFWSWNAGYKFIRYDNIVESNGNEFRVHIGATACQGDGRGNATCGNSNRIDVDLPFDPSSDTVLIDLASFLVGTNVEANTAETPPGCMSAPDDPECVGVFARAGLPYGGNPGGSQQIFTVE